The DNA sequence ATCTTCAGAACGAGAAGTCTGAACCCAAGTATCCGCAGTGATACCGTCTCCGCTAGGATCACCAAATACACCACGCAGATACTCTTGGTAGCCTACCAAGATCATGTTCCAGTCACCGTACTGATCGCGGGTGAAGTCAAACAAGAACATTTCCAATCCAGAGGAGATGGAGTAAGCAGGCGTAGAGTAAACGCCACCACCTTGGTAAGAAGTAGAGTTACCTACAACCGCCAATGCGTGAGGGTTACCGTTTTTGTCGACAACCATGTCCATGTCGAATGCAGTAGTAGCAATACCACCACCGTAAACGAATGTGTCAGCGTTTGCAGAGTCAATACCGATGAACTGAGTCAAGGAGTCAGTCAAAGCGGCAAATTGGCTCATGTCAACTTCCTCAGGAGTACCCCAAGAGTTACCAGCATCAACAGACTCGGAGAACCATACGGTAAATACAGAGTCAGCTCCGCCTACCAAGTCACCCAATGCAGCCAAGAAACCAGTGTTGCCGTCAGGGCTAAAGCCCAAGCTTACAGAGGTGAATTTTGCAGCACCGTCAAACGTCAGATCGAAATCCGGAGTGATGGTCGCCTCAACGGTCCAGTTGATCTGGCCAGTTGCGTCATTGTAGATACCCTTGTTCAGGAAGTAGTTGCCAGTGGCAGCTGTACCGTCCCATTCGTAGGAAGCGAACCAGAATTCACCAGGAACACGCTCTACCATAGAGTAGGAGAAGTACTGGTTACCGTTGGAGTAAGGGTAGGATTCATGCGTGACGGAAGGAGTTCCAGTCACATTGTCAGCGATACCGACAACTGATCCGTCCCATCCATTGCCACTAGCGGACAATACTGGACCCGCATAAGCGATCTGAAGGTCAGCAGTGGTGTTGAGTGTTGCATCAGTGGTGGTGAGCAACAAGTTAGGATAGCGGGAGTTCTGCAGGTAAGCAGGGTTCAATGGGCCGAGGCCGTAGCAACCAACTGCTGCAGTTCCACCAGGAGTGTTTGTACCTGCACCGACGTCCCAGCTCAAGCCAGCATCAGTGGAGAGTACGTAGCGATACATACCATTGTCGCCACCGCAAGAAGCGATGTTCTGACGGGTGATGAATGCTACAGAACCACCATTCGTACCTACGCCAGGAACAGCGGAGATGGTGTGGTTCTCGAGGGAGATGAATGTGAAGGCATTGGAAGCCTCGCCAATCTTGACAGAGGTAACCGCATCAGTCAAGCTAGTTCCAGATGGAGTCTGGCTTGCTACGCTGTAAGATGAAGCTTCTCCTTCGGTCAGGATATTGCGTTCGATTTTGCCAACGACGCCGTTGTGGATCTGATCAGGATCCATCGTACGTGCAGCAGGCTGGGCAAAAACCCCACCTGCAACGGCCGTCGCGACCATCCAAGTGAAAAAGTTTTTCATAAGTCTACCTAGGTTTAGACAATGTTGGATTAGGGCTGATACTCCATAGAGAGCATTTAACAAACTTACCACCTAGGCAACCATGGGGGGAGATTCAATCAATGGGCCAGATTACGCAATTTTGGCCGATTTTCGTTAAGTTTTTATTGTCAAATATTTGATATTCAGTTAATAAAGTATTTGTAATAGTAACGCAATAACAAGTCAAATCTATGTAAATAGGTGTATTGTGAAAATTTTGATAAATGATCTAAAATGTCCTGCCTTTGAATAATGCCTTTTTATGTATCCAATTCATGAAAGGCCGACAAATGTATGAAAACCAAATGATTCAAAAAAATAATGGGGACGTCCAAGGACGCCCCCATTTGATATGTCTTAGGACTGATTAGTCCAGAAGAACTTTACGGGTTACAGAACCTGCTGGGGTAGAAATACGCACCAAGTAGATTCCGGCAGCTTGGTTGGAAAGATCCAATGTGTGCTGCAATTGGCCTACTACTCCAGCAGCGTGGCGGAGTACGATTTGACCATTGGCGTTCATGACATCAACTGTAACAGACTGTAGATCCTTCATTTCCAGATCCAAGTTCAACAAGCCATGTGTTGGGTTAGGATACACAGAGATGGATGAGAAGCCTGCCAGATATGGGTCGTTGGAGATTGTCATACAAGTAACCCCATCCAATGCAACTCCTACTTCTACAGAGTCAGTGGTTACACAACCGTTGGCATCAGTCAAGGTCAAGTAGTAGGTGGCACCACACAATTGGTTGAGGTTGGAAAGTCCTACACCGGAAGTGTCGGTTGTTCCACCTACCCAAGCAAAGGTGTAAGGCGCAGTACCTCCAGATACAGAAGTAACGATCTGGCCAGAGTAGGTATCTGGAGTTCCACCGATGTTCGGAATCACCTGGAAGTTGATCGCGAAATCGCTAGGACCAGTTACAATGGCAGACTCATTGGAAGTACATCCATTGGCGTCTGTAACAGTGACAGAATAGGTGCCAGCTGGGATACCTGTCAAGTCTGCGGTGTTGCCACCGTTGGACCAGGCGTAGGTGTATCCGGGCGTACCACCAGTAGCCAATACAGAAGCTGTACCAGAGGAATCACCTGGGCAATCCACAGCAGAACCAGAAGCGTTCAAGGACAATTCTGCAGGCTCTACGATGAATACAGTTGCAAAGGAAACACAACCATTGGAGTCGGTGACTTCCACAGTGTTAGGGCCGGAAGGCAGCATCATGGCAGAGTCAGTAGACTCTCCATTGGACCACAAGTAGGTGTATGGAGCGGTACCACCAGTGATCATCAAAGATGCAGCACCATCAGTCAAGCCAGCGCAAGAAACGTTGGTTTGGTTGTCGATGGCAACAGTGGCAGCGCCTGCACTCTCGAGGGTCGTGGTGATTACGTCAGCACAGTTGTTGCTGTCGGTAACAATCACTGTGTATTGACCTGCAGCCAAGTTGGATACAGTAGCACTGGTTCCACCGCCTGCGTTGGCGTCCCATTCGAAAGCGTATGGAGGAGTACCACCACCTGCTACAACAGTCAAAGATCCATCAGAAGCACCACAAGCAGGCGCAGTAGGATTCACGGTGTTGGTGAACGGTGTGGACTTACAGTTGAAGAAGAATTCAGCTGGGTTCACGAAGTCGTTACACGCGTCATAGGTTACATCGGTGAAGTACCAGAAGTCAACTGCAGTATAGGCATCTCCATCTCCCAAGTCCATGATGACGGTAGGAATGGTGTAGGTACAGTTTCCGTCGAAGAGTGCACGATCGGAAATTTTTGGTCCCAATGCCTGAGAAGCCCAGTTGTTGTCGTCGCTCGTCCAGTCGATCACATCGGTCAACAATTGGTTGTCGATGTCATATCCGATACCGAACATGTCAGGAGCATCGTTTCCAGTGGAAGAGTTGGCAGGATCTGTATCCGTCCAAGAGAAGAATACGTAGCTACCATCTTCAGAACGAGACGCCTGAACCCATGGGTCAAAGTTGATGGTCCCACTTGCTGGGTCACCAAATGCACCTCGAAGGAAGTTCTGAGCTGCCAAAGGCACAGCATTCCAGTCTCCAAATTGGTCACGAGTGACGTCCAAGATGAACATCTCGATACCGGAGAAGATGGAGTATGCAGAAGCACCGAACTCGTAGGAATGAGTGGTCAAGTCGTAAAACTTAGCGTTACCCACAACGGTGATGATGTGAGGATTGCCGTTTTTGTCTACAACCATGTCCAAGTCAAACGCTGTGGTGGGGAATCCGCCACCTGCAGGAAGGGTGTCGATTTGGGTTGGGCTCATAGAGTCAACCACAATGAAGAAGCTCTGGAGAAGATCGCTCAATTCTGGGAATGCAGTCAAGGCGATTTCTTCTGGCTGGCTCCAAGTTGCTCCACTGTCGAAAGAGTAGGAAGCCCATGGAGAGAAGGTGGTGTCAGGAGCACCTACCAAGTCACCAACACCAGCGATGTAGCCTACAGTTCCGTCAGGGCTAAATCCAATGCTCCAAGAAGCAGCTTTTGGATCTCCATCATATCCGATGTAGTGGTCTGGTTGCAGGGTAGCAGCCAAGCTCCAATCTACCTCCTCGGTAGTGGCGTTGTAAACACCCTTTGTTACCAATACGTCGGCAGTACCTGCGGTACCGTCAACTGTAGTCTCAGAAATGAACCAGAATTCACCAGGAACACGCTCCACCAAAGAATAGGCAAAGAAGTAGTTTCCGTTAGAGTAAGGGTAATCTTCATCGGTAACGACAGGTGTAGTGGTCACATCCTTGGCAGTTCCCAAAACTACGCCATCCCAACCTGTTCCACTTGGAGACAATACTGGGCCTGCATAGGCGACCTTCAGGTCGGTGATTGCAGTGGCAGAAGTATCCATAGTGGACAACATCATGTTTGGATAACGGGAGTTTTGCAGATACGCAGGGTTCAATGGGCCGAGGCCGTAGCACCCAGTTGCGATCGTACCGCCTGGCGTGTTGATGCCAGGGCCTACGTTCCAGCTCAAACCGCCATCTTCAGAAAGCGCATAGCGGTAAATGCCATTGTCACCACCACAGTTGGCGATGTTTTGGCGGTGAATGAAGGAGACAGCTCCTCCGTTTGTGCCAACATTGTAAGCAACACCAACCTGATTAGTCTCAACCTGAATAAAGGTAAAGGCGTTGGAAGCCTCACCAATTTTCACAGCTGTAACTGCGTCAGAAACGGTGGTGCCCACAGGCGTAGTCTGGGATGGCCCTTGCGTGGTCGCTGTCGGCTCCATGATGGGAGTCTCCAACTGTTGCATAGGGTTTCCGTTGTTGGAAGGATCCAGTACTTGCTTCTCTGCTTGAGCAAGTGTGGTTCCCGCCGTCAACAGACAGACCAGCAGGGTAAGAAAGTTTCTCATAGTCTACCTTATTTGACGAAAAAACGAAATTGAGATGGATTCGAATTTAAGGTTTTGATTCGATATACAAAAAGATGAATGAAGTCTAAACACCGAAAATTTGTAAATCGGGAAATGAAAATGGGCATGGATAATCAAGGGGATTGTTTTTCAGGTATCGGATAATCAGCACAGTGAATTAAAAAAATCTATTCGGAAAGGTCCATCATCTATTGCATGTCTTCTCCGTAAATCGCAATTTTGCAAGGTTCTTACCCCTTTTTGCTGGTGGGTTTGAATTATCGAGAACGAGGTGAGAGAACTGGCTCCATGACCCTCTGGCAACCTCCCAATGATGGAATAGGTGCCCCATCCAGCCCGACAGGGAAAAATAATGCCCACTTCATGCAATTTCCGATTTTGACGGTATATGCAGCCCACAAAGGCACTTTGGAGGACGTTCCAGTTGGAGCGGACCACCCTTTTGCGGTTGGGATCTACTGTGTGATTTGTGTTGGTGGGATTTCTAGACGTCAAATGCTAGTAGATAAACATGGCGATTTTTGAGCATCGAGCAGTATTTCAACTCGAGAGTGGGCGATCCTTGACTGGGTTTCGCTTGGAATATGAAGTGTTGGGAACTCCCAATTCAGACGGATCTAATATCATCTGGGTGTGTCATGCCCTGACCGGAAATTCCATGGTCGAGGAGTGGTGGCCGGGGCTTTTTGGTGAAAATAAATGGTTTGATCCTTCGAAATGGTGTGTGGTATGCGCCAATATGCTCGGTTCCTGCTATGGTTCTACCAATGCCTGCGAATCCTTCCCTCCGGGCAGTCCCAGTTTCCATGATTTTCCGGAGCTCACCAATCGGGATATCGTCCGTGCTTTTGACTTGTTGAGAGTTGAACTTGGGATCAGGCGTGTCCATACATTGATTGGAGCGAGTATGGGAGGTCAACAAGCGGTGGAGTGGACCATCATGAATCCCGATGTTTTCGATCATGCGGTATTTATCGCCACAAATGCTCAACATTCTCCTTGGGGAATAGCATTCAATGAGACGCAGAGAATGGCCATTTCCAATGATCCCACGTGGAAGGAAAAGACTCCTCATGCTGGATTGGAAGGAATGGAAACGGCCCGGGCTATCGCGATGTTGTCCTATCGGAGTTATGAGACCTATTTGAAGACCCAGTCTGAGAAAGATGCTTCCTGGAAGGATGATTATCGTGCCTCCTCTTACCAACGATATCAGGGAAAGAAGCTCAGAAAGCGGTTTCACGCGTTTTCTTATTGGGCTTTGTCTCGGGCAATGGATTCTCATCATATCGGAAGAAACCGCGGTGCAATCGAATCCGTATTAGCCAAAATTTCTACCCGTGCTTTGGTGATAGGAGTAACTTCCGATTTGCTATTTCCACTCCATGAACAGCGCTTCATGGCCGACCACATTCCCAATTCATCTTTCAAAACCATTGAATCTATCTATGGCCATGACGGATTTCTGGTGGAGACAGAGCAATTGGTGGCTTTGTTGTCGGATTTCTATAAGGAGAGCCATCAGGGGATTTCTTGATAGGGAATGTGTGAATTGAATGTGGAAAACTCTGATTTCGAGCGGGTAGGAATGGGGCAATCTCGCCCTAGATTGAGATGGATTTGTAGATCATGGAGAAATTTGGAGACTCACTCAAAGGCCGTGGGGCCGCATTCAATCCTGATAATCCGTACAGTCGAACGAGATTGGATGCCACAGAGATAGATGGGATCGATGAGGCGCTGACAGTAGATCCCAAGACGGAAATCCTCTGGGATCACCCTTCCAAAGTGGTGAATAAAATCACAAGCCCTGATCTGCCCATGGCTTATTCCGTCAATCCCTATCAGGGATGCGAACATGGATGCGCCTATTGTTATGCCCGGAATGCCCATTCGTATTGGGGCCTTTCCGCCGGGCTGGATTTTGAGCGAAAGATCATTGTCAAGCAAGGGGTTCCGGATCGGCTTAGAGAGCATCTGGACAAGAAGTCTTGGAAAGCTAGGCCGATCATGTTTTCAGGGAATACCGATTGCTACCAACCGCTTGAACGGAGTTTAGAGTTGACCCGGCAATGTCTGGAAGTCTTGGCGGAGTATCGCAACCCAGTGGGCATTATCACCAAAAATGCCCTAGTACTTCGAGATTTGCCCATCTTGAAACAGATGGCTGAATTGGGACTTGTTCACGTTCATGTATCCATTACCACCCTTGATGAATCCTTGAGAAGGTCGTTGGAACCCCGGACTTCCACAGCCAAACAAAGGCTGCGAATCATCCGAGAATTGTCAGAAGCAGGTATCCCTACGGGAGTAATGATTGGTC is a window from the Pontibacter sp. G13 genome containing:
- a CDS encoding T9SS type A sorting domain-containing protein — protein: MRNFLTLLVCLLTAGTTLAQAEKQVLDPSNNGNPMQQLETPIMEPTATTQGPSQTTPVGTTVSDAVTAVKIGEASNAFTFIQVETNQVGVAYNVGTNGGAVSFIHRQNIANCGGDNGIYRYALSEDGGLSWNVGPGINTPGGTIATGCYGLGPLNPAYLQNSRYPNMMLSTMDTSATAITDLKVAYAGPVLSPSGTGWDGVVLGTAKDVTTTPVVTDEDYPYSNGNYFFAYSLVERVPGEFWFISETTVDGTAGTADVLVTKGVYNATTEEVDWSLAATLQPDHYIGYDGDPKAASWSIGFSPDGTVGYIAGVGDLVGAPDTTFSPWASYSFDSGATWSQPEEIALTAFPELSDLLQSFFIVVDSMSPTQIDTLPAGGGFPTTAFDLDMVVDKNGNPHIITVVGNAKFYDLTTHSYEFGASAYSIFSGIEMFILDVTRDQFGDWNAVPLAAQNFLRGAFGDPASGTINFDPWVQASRSEDGSYVFFSWTDTDPANSSTGNDAPDMFGIGYDIDNQLLTDVIDWTSDDNNWASQALGPKISDRALFDGNCTYTIPTVIMDLGDGDAYTAVDFWYFTDVTYDACNDFVNPAEFFFNCKSTPFTNTVNPTAPACGASDGSLTVVAGGGTPPYAFEWDANAGGGTSATVSNLAAGQYTVIVTDSNNCADVITTTLESAGAATVAIDNQTNVSCAGLTDGAASLMITGGTAPYTYLWSNGESTDSAMMLPSGPNTVEVTDSNGCVSFATVFIVEPAELSLNASGSAVDCPGDSSGTASVLATGGTPGYTYAWSNGGNTADLTGIPAGTYSVTVTDANGCTSNESAIVTGPSDFAINFQVIPNIGGTPDTYSGQIVTSVSGGTAPYTFAWVGGTTDTSGVGLSNLNQLCGATYYLTLTDANGCVTTDSVEVGVALDGVTCMTISNDPYLAGFSSISVYPNPTHGLLNLDLEMKDLQSVTVDVMNANGQIVLRHAAGVVGQLQHTLDLSNQAAGIYLVRISTPAGSVTRKVLLD
- the metX gene encoding homoserine O-acetyltransferase — encoded protein: MAIFEHRAVFQLESGRSLTGFRLEYEVLGTPNSDGSNIIWVCHALTGNSMVEEWWPGLFGENKWFDPSKWCVVCANMLGSCYGSTNACESFPPGSPSFHDFPELTNRDIVRAFDLLRVELGIRRVHTLIGASMGGQQAVEWTIMNPDVFDHAVFIATNAQHSPWGIAFNETQRMAISNDPTWKEKTPHAGLEGMETARAIAMLSYRSYETYLKTQSEKDASWKDDYRASSYQRYQGKKLRKRFHAFSYWALSRAMDSHHIGRNRGAIESVLAKISTRALVIGVTSDLLFPLHEQRFMADHIPNSSFKTIESIYGHDGFLVETEQLVALLSDFYKESHQGIS
- a CDS encoding PA0069 family radical SAM protein — encoded protein: MEKFGDSLKGRGAAFNPDNPYSRTRLDATEIDGIDEALTVDPKTEILWDHPSKVVNKITSPDLPMAYSVNPYQGCEHGCAYCYARNAHSYWGLSAGLDFERKIIVKQGVPDRLREHLDKKSWKARPIMFSGNTDCYQPLERSLELTRQCLEVLAEYRNPVGIITKNALVLRDLPILKQMAELGLVHVHVSITTLDESLRRSLEPRTSTAKQRLRIIRELSEAGIPTGVMIGPVIPGLNHHEIPKILKESAEAGAVQAGYTFVRLNGDVGAVFEAWIREAYPDRAEKVLGQIREAHGGKLSDSRFGVRMRGEGKMAESIQRLFRMFREKYFSGRSMPEYDLSHFRRPDKGQLSLF